One window from the genome of Pedobacter schmidteae encodes:
- a CDS encoding DNA polymerase III subunit alpha gives MYLNVHSHYSLRYGVLSIKSLVEVAKAHGITQMVITDINNSTGVMEFMRECRKQKIKPIGGMEFRRHKKLLYIGIAQNREGMKELNDFLSYHNLEQKELPDVPPAFKNAYVIYPFGYKKTLSAHEYIGVRFDELHQFYNKEPRSPEKLVVLQPVFVASKIGYRLHEYLRGIDLNTLITMVDKEDKCKDTDMFFKPGELEAKFARYAFILDNTRQLMDSCVMDYPEGKVQLNRQTFTGNKKNDQQLLEKLAIDGLLYRYGPKNLEALKRLKRELKVIAELNFCAYFLITNDIVQYSMRRGYYHVGRGSGANSIVAYCLRITDVDPMALDLYFERFLNVERSSPPDFDIDYSWDERADVQDYIFKRYGKEYTALLGTMSTFNDRSIIREIGKVMGLPKSEIDGFTDPARKEQNRDNPTFKKISAIYELMSKMPNQRSIHAGGVLISEEPITYYTALDLPPKGMPTVQWDMYEAEDIGYDKYDILSQRGIGHIREAVKLVEENQGKTIDIHQVKQFMQDEHLNTQLKTGNTIGCFYIESPAMRQLLTKLACDNYLTLVAASSIIRPGVAQSGMMKTYIQNFHQPDKVNYLHPVMEEQLKETFGVMVYQEDVIKVCIHYGGMDGTDADILRRGMSGKYRSRVEFDRLVEKFHKGSKALGRPVNVTNEVWRQVSSFAGYSFSKAHSASFAVESYQSLFLKTYYPIEFMVGVLNNYGGFYTRWLYVHELTRAGARVHLPCVNRSLSVVSVVGKDAWLGFVGIQGLEGKLMELIPEERKQNGDFADLEDFLRRTGIVLEQAVILIRCGALRFTGKSKKALLWDVHTLLGQKAKPSGHAELFQLPAKHYVLPDLVNTKLEDAYHELELLGFPLSLSMFDLLKTSYRGDVRAKNLTAYAGQTVRMVGRYVCEKTVRAKNNKKMWFGTFLDADGIFFDTTHFANNTPVYPFRGTGCYLILGKVVMDFGFPSVEVLKFAKLEIQGNPVMDSA, from the coding sequence ATGTATCTCAATGTTCATTCTCATTATAGCTTGCGCTATGGCGTGTTGTCCATCAAGTCATTGGTTGAAGTAGCAAAGGCCCATGGAATTACCCAAATGGTAATTACCGACATCAATAATTCGACCGGGGTAATGGAATTCATGCGCGAATGCCGCAAACAAAAGATCAAACCCATTGGAGGCATGGAATTCCGTAGGCATAAAAAGTTGCTTTACATTGGTATCGCCCAAAATCGCGAGGGAATGAAGGAACTGAACGACTTTCTAAGTTACCATAATCTGGAACAAAAGGAATTGCCCGATGTGCCCCCCGCATTTAAAAACGCTTATGTGATTTATCCCTTTGGGTATAAAAAAACACTTTCGGCTCATGAATACATCGGTGTACGTTTTGATGAATTGCATCAGTTTTACAATAAGGAGCCCAGGAGCCCCGAAAAGCTGGTGGTGCTGCAGCCGGTATTTGTGGCCAGCAAAATCGGTTATCGCCTGCATGAGTACTTGCGGGGGATTGATCTGAACACACTGATTACCATGGTGGATAAGGAAGACAAGTGTAAGGACACCGATATGTTTTTTAAACCCGGTGAGCTGGAGGCTAAATTTGCCAGATATGCTTTTATCCTGGACAATACTCGACAGCTAATGGACAGCTGTGTGATGGACTATCCGGAAGGTAAGGTCCAGCTGAACCGGCAAACCTTTACAGGTAACAAAAAAAATGACCAGCAGCTGCTGGAAAAGCTGGCAATAGATGGTCTTTTGTACCGCTATGGTCCTAAAAACCTGGAAGCTTTAAAAAGACTTAAAAGAGAGTTGAAAGTAATTGCTGAACTGAACTTTTGCGCTTATTTTTTGATTACCAACGACATTGTACAATATTCTATGCGCCGGGGATATTACCATGTGGGGCGTGGATCCGGCGCCAATAGCATCGTAGCTTATTGTCTGCGCATTACAGATGTAGACCCAATGGCCTTAGACTTATATTTTGAGCGTTTTTTAAATGTTGAGCGATCAAGTCCGCCCGATTTTGATATCGACTACAGTTGGGACGAAAGGGCAGATGTGCAGGACTACATATTTAAACGCTATGGCAAGGAGTATACTGCCTTGTTGGGCACCATGTCGACTTTTAACGACCGTTCTATCATTCGTGAGATCGGCAAGGTGATGGGCTTGCCCAAATCAGAAATTGATGGTTTTACAGATCCGGCCCGAAAAGAGCAGAATCGCGACAATCCCACCTTTAAAAAAATTAGCGCCATTTATGAACTGATGAGCAAAATGCCCAATCAAAGGAGCATTCATGCCGGTGGGGTATTGATATCTGAGGAGCCGATTACCTATTATACGGCGTTAGACCTGCCACCAAAGGGGATGCCCACCGTACAATGGGACATGTATGAAGCGGAAGATATTGGCTACGATAAATATGATATCCTTTCGCAGCGTGGAATTGGTCACATCAGGGAGGCCGTGAAATTGGTGGAAGAAAACCAGGGAAAGACCATCGATATTCACCAGGTAAAGCAATTTATGCAGGATGAGCACCTGAATACGCAGTTAAAAACGGGGAATACAATTGGTTGTTTTTATATTGAATCGCCTGCGATGCGACAATTGTTAACGAAGCTGGCATGCGATAATTACCTAACGCTGGTGGCCGCTAGTTCAATCATTCGCCCCGGAGTGGCACAATCGGGTATGATGAAGACTTATATTCAGAATTTCCACCAACCGGACAAAGTAAATTACCTGCATCCTGTAATGGAGGAGCAACTGAAGGAAACCTTTGGGGTAATGGTATACCAGGAAGATGTGATTAAGGTTTGTATCCATTATGGAGGTATGGACGGCACTGATGCCGATATTTTGCGTAGGGGAATGAGTGGTAAGTACCGGTCCAGGGTTGAGTTTGACCGCCTGGTAGAGAAGTTTCACAAAGGTTCAAAAGCTTTGGGACGACCGGTAAATGTCACCAATGAGGTATGGCGACAGGTGTCGAGCTTTGCAGGTTACAGCTTTTCCAAGGCGCATTCGGCCAGTTTTGCAGTAGAGAGCTACCAGAGCCTGTTTCTAAAAACCTATTATCCGATTGAATTTATGGTGGGGGTATTGAATAATTATGGTGGTTTTTACACACGTTGGTTGTATGTGCACGAATTGACAAGAGCGGGAGCCAGGGTGCACCTACCTTGTGTAAATCGTAGCCTTTCGGTGGTCTCGGTTGTAGGTAAGGATGCCTGGCTGGGCTTTGTAGGCATACAAGGTTTGGAAGGAAAGTTAATGGAATTGATCCCTGAAGAACGCAAGCAGAATGGCGATTTTGCAGATCTGGAAGATTTTTTAAGACGTACAGGGATTGTTTTGGAGCAGGCGGTGATTTTAATCCGCTGCGGTGCTTTACGTTTTACGGGCAAAAGTAAAAAGGCCTTGTTGTGGGATGTGCATACCCTGCTTGGCCAGAAAGCGAAGCCCTCCGGTCATGCTGAGCTGTTTCAGCTGCCTGCTAAACATTATGTGTTGCCCGATCTGGTCAACACAAAGTTGGAAGATGCTTACCATGAACTGGAACTGCTGGGTTTTCCTTTGAGCCTCTCTATGTTTGATTTGCTGAAAACCAGCTATCGTGGTGATGTCCGGGCTAAAAATTTGACCGCTTATGCGGGACAAACGGTACGGATGGTGGGACGGTACGTGTGCGAAAAGACAGTACGTGCCAAAAACAACAAGAAAATGTGGTTTGGTACTTTTTTAGATGCTGACGGCATATTTTTTGATACTACCCACTTTGCCAACAATACACCTGTTTATCCTTTCAGAGGTACAGGTTGTTATTTAATTTTGGGCAAGGTGGTGATGGATTTCGGTTTTCCGAGCGTTGAGGTGTTAAAGTTTGCCAAACTGGAGATCCAGGGAAATCCGGTAATGGATTCAGCTTAG
- a CDS encoding RNA polymerase sigma factor, with protein MAAYDSFSDVELTELLSAGDNAAFTEIYRRYHAALYVHVFNKLRNREEGRDMVHDLFASLWKNRSQLQLKTTLSAYLYTALRYKIFDFISRKDVASKYIEVIGKFVEKGDYITDHQVREKELAALIEREIAALPQKMREIFELSRKGYLSHKEIAEKLNLSEKTVKKQVNNSLKVLRAKLGSAIFTAFIL; from the coding sequence ATGGCTGCATATGACTCATTTTCTGATGTTGAACTGACCGAGCTTTTAAGTGCTGGAGACAATGCTGCGTTTACCGAAATTTATAGGCGTTATCATGCGGCTTTATATGTACATGTTTTTAATAAGCTGCGCAACAGGGAAGAGGGAAGAGACATGGTGCATGATCTGTTTGCCAGTTTATGGAAAAATCGTAGCCAACTGCAGTTGAAAACTACTTTATCAGCCTATCTGTATACAGCTCTGCGCTATAAGATTTTTGATTTTATTTCACGTAAGGACGTGGCCTCAAAATACATTGAGGTGATTGGGAAGTTTGTGGAAAAAGGCGATTATATTACCGATCATCAGGTGAGGGAAAAGGAGCTCGCCGCCCTGATTGAAAGAGAGATTGCAGCGCTTCCGCAAAAGATGCGGGAAATTTTTGAGCTGAGCCGCAAGGGCTATCTTTCTCATAAAGAAATCGCTGAAAAATTGAACCTTTCGGAGAAAACTGTGAAAAAGCAGGTAAATAACTCATTAAAGGTACTTCGGGCCAAGCTGGGTTCGGCCATTTTTACGGCCTTTATCCTTTAA
- a CDS encoding FecR family protein, protein MEHQEIISILNRYKTGDCSKEELALLESWYLQHDENAIKELSAEEFGNDLLLIAEGLPLQSHPPVSRKWNNNLFRRQVGIAAAILLIAGMALLFFANGGVLSGLFDRSGYANDLPPGKNKAVLTLANGKRINLSDAKNGIVIDASILAYNDGTQIQTGSENGGEKNDELQASTPAGGTYQVMLADGTKVWMNSETVLKFPQSFTGKERRVELIGEAYFEVAKSKTYPFIVKSRQQEVTVLGTHFNISAYENDRFTKTTLLEGAVSVMLNDLQKRKNNSGFALLSPGKQALSTANTLQVKETDVEEAVSWKNGYFRFNDEKLQSVMQKIARWYDIEVVYKDQPTQEGFTGTISRTSNISDVLDMLERTKTVHFEIEGRRVTVMN, encoded by the coding sequence ATGGAACATCAGGAAATCATTTCAATATTAAATCGCTATAAAACAGGGGACTGTAGCAAAGAAGAATTGGCATTGCTGGAAAGTTGGTACCTGCAACATGATGAAAATGCGATAAAGGAACTGAGTGCCGAGGAATTTGGTAACGACCTGTTGTTGATTGCCGAGGGGCTTCCCTTGCAGTCGCACCCTCCCGTAAGCCGCAAATGGAATAACAATTTGTTTCGACGCCAGGTAGGTATCGCAGCGGCGATATTACTGATTGCAGGTATGGCTCTGTTGTTTTTTGCAAATGGTGGCGTGCTGAGCGGCTTGTTTGATAGATCTGGTTATGCAAATGACCTGCCGCCAGGAAAAAATAAAGCTGTGCTTACTCTAGCCAATGGCAAACGCATTAATTTGAGTGATGCGAAAAATGGGATTGTGATAGATGCATCGATCCTGGCTTATAATGATGGCACTCAAATTCAGACCGGTTCAGAAAATGGCGGCGAAAAGAACGATGAGCTGCAGGCCAGTACACCTGCCGGAGGTACTTATCAGGTTATGTTAGCCGATGGTACTAAAGTATGGATGAATTCGGAAACAGTCCTGAAATTTCCGCAGTCGTTTACCGGAAAGGAACGAAGGGTGGAACTGATTGGGGAAGCTTATTTTGAAGTTGCGAAAAGTAAAACATATCCCTTTATTGTAAAAAGTAGACAACAGGAGGTAACAGTATTGGGTACACATTTTAATATCAGTGCCTACGAAAATGACCGATTTACCAAAACTACTTTGCTGGAAGGGGCTGTTTCGGTAATGCTTAACGATTTGCAAAAGCGTAAGAATAATTCGGGCTTTGCCTTACTGAGTCCGGGGAAACAGGCTTTGAGCACAGCCAATACACTTCAGGTGAAGGAGACAGATGTAGAGGAAGCCGTATCCTGGAAAAATGGCTATTTCAGGTTCAATGATGAGAAGCTGCAGAGTGTGATGCAGAAAATTGCCCGCTGGTATGACATCGAAGTGGTTTATAAGGATCAGCCTACGCAAGAAGGCTTTACCGGTACCATTTCGCGGACTTCCAACATTAGTGATGTGCTGGATATGCTGGAAAGAACCAAAACTGTTCATTTTGAAATTGAAGGAAGGAGGGTAACGGTAATGAATTAA
- a CDS encoding TonB-dependent receptor, whose amino-acid sequence MYNFYTKRLIQLLCCISRIQLATRLAISPVVVTRKKEWIMRVNLTTLLLITVILQVSAGSYAQKVTLFEKNAPIKQVLDKIRTQTGYDFLFTTSNLRNAKPVSIQVKNAELKIVLEQVFDGQPFDYSVSKNAVVISKKEPSFLDKITRVFSAIDVRGIVLDENGKAMPGVSIKVKDDSGRSAISDTQGKFNISVPDHAILIFSYVGYESRAIPAQQIMTVTMQQSQNKLEETVVVGYGTMKRKDLTGSVSSVKIAEVKDVPFMSVDDALSGKASGVQVVKADGSPGGAVRIRIRGGSSLLGTNDPLYVIDGIPTIVSNNFINAQSDIVNPIESTNYGEDPNNSVSGAFSRGLNNLAGLNISDIESIDILKDASATAIYGSKAANGVVIITTKKGRQNSKPQLSVNYYTGINTPNKEKVLNADQYKSVLKEAATTFIAERKRLNLPLTTSASKQALSIINDPSFFGNANTDWVDLVLRNGYTHNADVSISGGGKGSRYYTSLNYTDQKGTVIGSDFNRLSGKMNLDNEVTSRLKLIANLNYGFTKTNITSGAYAQALTAAPTFPAYDEDGSFAKLGILSTDYNGYQNPMAVASTTNRGKNYTLMGSLSAEYDILKDLKFKSTFSANYSNYNQLNYTPSYVDIGGFYGRESSGGGLGSQSTSNSLSTFIENTLTWNKTFNNDHRLNVLAGTAWEKNRMDFFSATGRGFPDDDFLNNLSSAATPVSVKGANPSGQSSLLSFYVRANYVFKDKYLLTFTGRSDASSKFSPGNQVGYFPSGAVAWRISEENFLKDVKWIDEIKLRASAGNTGTQSIGDNLWRTFYTPDAYAGLNALLPTQLGNANMKWESTTQQDLGLDFSLFKGRLGGTLGYYNKITDGALLNITPAPSSSYSSVIYNIAKIRNRGLEMELQGDFVRGKRFSWNGAINISRNISKVLNIDGGPFSVVNNRNALNLGTSIVQEGESLGLLYGMVSAGVIRTQEQLDAYKAAFKGYRSFQPLVNIGDLAYVIGDDGNRKKDIIGKAAPEFFGGYTNTFGYRRFSLTSLFTFSYGGKLMYQKDVSDLNMSSLANRGVRLLDYYSASNPDATRPRLLFSQTMMLTDANVYDASYLKLKSLTLGYNLPSALLRRLNISSMSVFATGTNLFTLTSYPGPDPEVSDDPGSVIGGGRDVSTFPTVKSYTFGVRLNF is encoded by the coding sequence ATGTACAATTTTTACACAAAAAGATTGATACAGCTTTTATGCTGTATTTCTAGAATTCAACTGGCTACGAGGCTGGCGATCAGTCCGGTAGTTGTAACCAGGAAAAAAGAATGGATTATGCGAGTTAATTTGACCACTTTACTCTTAATCACCGTTATCCTGCAGGTTAGTGCCGGGAGTTATGCACAGAAAGTAACCCTGTTTGAAAAAAATGCACCCATTAAACAGGTGCTTGATAAGATAAGAACGCAGACGGGGTATGATTTTCTGTTTACCACCAGCAACCTCAGAAATGCAAAACCTGTAAGCATACAGGTTAAAAATGCCGAACTGAAAATAGTGTTGGAGCAGGTTTTTGATGGACAGCCCTTTGATTATTCGGTATCCAAAAACGCGGTCGTGATTTCAAAAAAGGAGCCTTCCTTTCTTGATAAAATCACTCGGGTTTTTTCAGCTATTGACGTTCGTGGTATTGTCCTTGATGAAAATGGAAAAGCAATGCCGGGAGTTAGTATCAAGGTAAAGGACGATTCCGGGAGGTCTGCTATTTCAGATACACAAGGTAAATTTAATATTTCAGTACCTGATCATGCCATACTGATTTTTTCTTACGTGGGCTATGAAAGCAGAGCCATTCCTGCTCAGCAAATAATGACCGTAACTATGCAGCAGAGCCAGAATAAATTGGAAGAAACTGTGGTTGTGGGATATGGTACTATGAAAAGAAAAGACCTGACAGGTTCGGTTTCCTCGGTCAAAATTGCGGAGGTTAAAGATGTGCCTTTTATGAGTGTAGATGATGCGCTTTCAGGTAAAGCTTCAGGAGTTCAGGTGGTTAAAGCTGATGGATCCCCTGGTGGCGCGGTAAGAATACGGATCAGGGGCGGCTCATCTCTATTAGGTACCAATGATCCTCTGTATGTAATTGACGGGATACCAACAATAGTGAGCAATAATTTTATAAATGCGCAGTCGGATATTGTTAATCCAATAGAATCTACCAATTATGGTGAAGATCCTAATAACAGTGTTTCTGGTGCCTTTTCACGCGGATTAAACAACCTGGCCGGATTGAATATTTCAGATATTGAATCTATAGATATCCTTAAAGATGCTTCAGCGACTGCAATTTATGGTTCAAAAGCAGCAAATGGTGTAGTGATCATTACGACAAAAAAAGGCAGGCAAAATTCCAAACCACAATTAAGTGTTAACTATTATACGGGAATAAATACCCCAAATAAAGAAAAAGTACTTAATGCAGATCAATACAAATCAGTTTTAAAAGAAGCGGCAACAACATTTATTGCAGAGCGAAAAAGATTGAATTTGCCACTTACCACCAGTGCTTCGAAACAAGCTTTGAGCATCATAAACGATCCCTCTTTTTTTGGTAATGCAAATACTGATTGGGTGGATCTGGTTTTGAGAAATGGCTACACCCATAATGCTGATGTTTCCATAAGTGGAGGAGGGAAAGGGTCGCGCTATTATACGTCGTTAAACTATACTGATCAGAAGGGTACGGTTATAGGTTCAGATTTCAACAGGTTATCCGGAAAGATGAATTTGGATAATGAGGTGACCAGCCGTTTAAAATTGATCGCCAATTTAAATTATGGATTTACCAAAACGAATATTACCAGCGGAGCTTATGCACAAGCCTTAACTGCAGCCCCCACATTTCCTGCTTATGATGAAGACGGTTCTTTTGCTAAGCTGGGCATATTAAGTACTGATTATAATGGATATCAGAATCCGATGGCGGTAGCATCAACTACCAACCGTGGAAAAAATTATACCTTGATGGGCTCCCTTTCGGCCGAGTACGATATCCTGAAAGATCTAAAATTTAAAAGTACTTTTTCTGCTAATTACAGTAATTACAACCAGTTAAATTATACTCCGAGTTATGTAGATATTGGTGGTTTTTATGGTAGGGAAAGTTCTGGCGGTGGATTAGGTTCACAATCCACTTCCAATAGTTTGAGTACTTTTATTGAAAACACACTGACCTGGAATAAAACGTTTAATAACGATCATCGATTAAATGTGCTGGCAGGAACAGCATGGGAAAAGAACCGGATGGATTTCTTTTCGGCCACTGGCAGAGGCTTCCCGGATGACGACTTTTTGAATAACCTCAGTTCGGCCGCAACCCCTGTAAGTGTTAAAGGAGCTAATCCATCCGGACAAAGTTCATTATTGTCATTTTATGTCCGGGCAAATTATGTATTCAAAGATAAATACTTATTAACCTTTACCGGAAGATCTGATGCTTCTTCAAAATTCAGTCCGGGCAATCAGGTTGGTTATTTTCCTTCCGGAGCCGTTGCATGGCGTATTTCTGAGGAGAATTTCCTTAAGGATGTGAAATGGATTGATGAAATCAAACTCCGCGCAAGTGCTGGTAATACCGGAACTCAGAGTATTGGTGATAATTTGTGGCGTACGTTTTATACACCTGATGCTTATGCCGGGTTGAACGCACTGTTGCCTACTCAGCTTGGTAATGCAAACATGAAATGGGAATCCACTACGCAGCAGGATCTTGGATTAGACTTTAGCTTATTTAAGGGCAGGTTAGGTGGTACTTTGGGGTATTACAATAAGATAACCGATGGGGCATTATTAAACATTACGCCAGCCCCAAGTTCTTCCTATTCCAGTGTAATTTACAACATTGCAAAAATACGGAACCGCGGATTGGAGATGGAATTACAAGGTGATTTTGTTCGCGGCAAACGGTTCAGCTGGAATGGGGCAATTAATATTTCCCGAAATATATCGAAGGTATTAAATATTGATGGAGGGCCTTTTTCTGTCGTCAATAACCGCAATGCCTTAAATCTGGGTACAAGTATTGTTCAGGAAGGCGAATCTTTAGGCTTACTATACGGGATGGTTTCGGCTGGTGTTATTCGTACGCAAGAACAGTTAGATGCCTATAAAGCAGCGTTTAAAGGGTACAGATCTTTCCAGCCACTTGTTAATATCGGCGATCTCGCTTATGTAATAGGCGATGATGGCAACAGGAAAAAGGATATCATTGGAAAAGCGGCCCCCGAATTTTTTGGTGGTTACACCAATACTTTTGGATATAGACGTTTTAGCCTCACTTCTTTATTTACTTTTTCTTATGGTGGAAAGCTGATGTATCAAAAAGATGTGAGTGATTTAAATATGAGCAGTCTTGCCAACAGAGGAGTTCGCCTATTGGATTATTACAGCGCATCTAATCCGGATGCTACACGTCCAAGATTATTGTTCAGCCAGACCATGATGTTAACAGATGCCAATGTGTACGATGCTTCATATCTGAAATTAAAGTCACTTACCTTAGGATATAATTTACCTTCAGCATTATTGCGACGATTGAATATCAGTAGTATGAGTGTTTTTGCTACGGGAACCAATTTGTTTACCCTAACTTCTTATCCAGGGCCCGATCCGGAAGTAAGTGATGATCCTGGAAGTGTAATTGGAGGAGGCCGGGATGTGAGTACTTTTCCAACGGTAAAATCATACACTTTCGGAGTCCGATTAAATTTTTAA